The following proteins come from a genomic window of Flavobacteriaceae bacterium MAR_2010_188:
- a CDS encoding Uncaracterized surface protein containing fasciclin (FAS1) repeats yields the protein MKLLKSIFMLSFAAFTMVSCNEGKSETTDNADLSEMTEQEVVSTDVDMEEEKMSTTIVDVAVGNESFSTLVAAVKAAGLVETLSSEGPFTVFAPTNDAFAKLPAGTVDTLLKPENKEKLSSVLTYHVVSGKFDATTVVKAIKDNKGMYKVDTVNGGSITLSLEGENVILTDANGGKSKVVMADVAADNGIIHAIDTVVMPKG from the coding sequence ATGAAATTATTAAAATCAATATTTATGCTTTCGTTCGCGGCTTTTACAATGGTCTCTTGTAATGAAGGTAAATCTGAAACTACAGACAATGCTGATCTGTCTGAAATGACAGAACAAGAGGTTGTTTCAACTGATGTAGATATGGAGGAAGAAAAAATGTCCACTACGATTGTCGATGTTGCTGTTGGAAATGAAAGTTTTTCAACTTTAGTTGCTGCAGTTAAAGCAGCCGGATTGGTAGAAACACTAAGCAGTGAAGGACCTTTTACTGTATTTGCACCGACAAATGATGCATTTGCAAAATTACCTGCAGGAACAGTGGACACCTTACTAAAACCAGAAAACAAAGAAAAATTATCAAGTGTGCTTACTTACCACGTAGTGTCAGGAAAATTTGATGCTACAACTGTAGTAAAAGCAATTAAAGATAATAAGGGAATGTACAAGGTAGATACCGTAAACGGAGGTTCAATTACATTAAGCCTAGAAGGTGAAAATGTAATTTTAACTGATGCCAATGGAGGAAAATCAAAAGTTGTTATGGCTGATGTAGCTGCTGACAACGGAATTATTCACGCCATCGATACGGTTGTGATGCCAAAAGGATAG
- a CDS encoding FAD/FMN-containing dehydrogenase yields the protein MKTSINNLDSNTLDAFADTLKGELITSSDDSYDETRKVYNGMIDKRPGLFAVCQNVEDVISAVNFGRENNLLVAIRGGGHNGGGLGICDGGMVIDLSGLKFTEVNPKTKTVKVGGGNLWSEVDQATHKFGLAVPSGMVSSTGVAGLTLGGGVGYLTRKYGLTIDNLLEAEMVLADGSFVTVNAEKNTDLFWAIRGGGGNFGVVTSFTFQAHKVENVFGGPTLWPIEKTEEIMEWYDGFLDRSPDNLSGFIATMIIPGAPFPEELHNKKFCAIVWCYTGDMSMTDELFKPIFDKNPVFAHVGEMPYPAIQSMFDGLFPSGMQWYWRADFFNELGPEVRAQHLKLGSKIPTPLSQMHLYPISGAASMVGATETPWAYRDAKYAGVYVGVDPDPKNAEKITNWCKEYYDALHPYSAGGAYSNFMMDEGQDRVKASYKQNYPRLLEIKRRYDPNNFFRVNQNIRP from the coding sequence ATGAAGACTTCAATTAACAATTTAGATTCAAATACGCTCGACGCTTTTGCCGATACACTAAAAGGAGAATTAATAACCTCTTCTGACGATAGTTACGATGAAACGCGGAAAGTTTATAATGGTATGATCGATAAACGACCTGGTCTTTTTGCTGTGTGTCAGAATGTTGAAGATGTAATTTCTGCCGTAAATTTTGGAAGAGAAAATAACTTGCTTGTGGCTATAAGAGGGGGTGGACATAATGGTGGTGGATTAGGAATATGTGATGGCGGCATGGTCATAGATTTGTCAGGATTAAAATTTACCGAGGTAAATCCTAAAACCAAAACTGTAAAAGTTGGTGGCGGAAACCTCTGGTCAGAAGTAGATCAAGCGACGCACAAATTTGGTCTAGCGGTGCCATCTGGGATGGTATCTTCTACTGGAGTTGCTGGTCTAACCTTAGGTGGCGGCGTGGGATATCTTACAAGGAAATATGGATTAACAATCGATAATCTGTTAGAAGCCGAGATGGTTCTGGCCGACGGTTCATTTGTAACCGTAAATGCAGAAAAAAATACAGACTTGTTCTGGGCAATTAGAGGTGGAGGCGGAAATTTTGGAGTTGTAACTTCATTTACTTTCCAAGCACACAAAGTTGAAAATGTTTTTGGAGGTCCTACACTTTGGCCCATAGAAAAAACTGAAGAAATTATGGAATGGTACGATGGTTTTCTAGACCGTTCTCCCGATAATCTTAGTGGCTTTATCGCAACGATGATTATTCCAGGTGCTCCATTTCCGGAAGAACTTCATAATAAAAAGTTTTGTGCAATAGTCTGGTGTTACACTGGGGACATGTCTATGACAGATGAATTATTCAAACCAATTTTTGATAAGAATCCAGTTTTTGCCCACGTCGGCGAAATGCCGTATCCTGCGATACAATCTATGTTCGATGGACTTTTTCCAAGTGGAATGCAGTGGTATTGGCGAGCAGACTTTTTTAATGAATTAGGTCCAGAGGTTAGGGCACAACATTTAAAGTTGGGGTCTAAAATTCCGACGCCTTTATCACAGATGCATTTGTACCCAATCAGCGGTGCGGCGAGTATGGTAGGAGCGACAGAAACACCTTGGGCTTACCGTGACGCCAAATATGCCGGAGTTTATGTTGGGGTAGACCCAGACCCAAAAAATGCCGAAAAAATTACCAATTGGTGCAAAGAGTATTATGATGCTTTACATCCTTATTCGGCGGGAGGAGCCTATTCAAACTTTATGATGGACGAAGGCCAAGATCGGGTTAAAGCAAGTTATAAGCAGAATTATCCGAGATTATTGGAAATTAAACGCAGATATGATCCCAATAATTTCTTTAGGGTAAACCAAAATATTAGACCGTAA
- a CDS encoding AraC-type DNA-binding protein codes for MPIFMDRHNVSEEVTAEIVAELHKEDLRIQDQFGCRGLTYWFDDVRKTAFCLIEAPNKQSIIAMHNHAHGEVPNTIIEVDSSIVESFLGRIEDPSKSQKKELNIVNHPAFRVLVVVEFEKINFIDLSEIERNDLNIQIINHVESFNGRVVKQNRDSFLISYNLTTDAIKSAQKIKADFHFSKLSQQSKIRIGLSAGLPVTDESGLFEETIKTSEYLSSISRDKIIVTSEISDLYESENQNISFNKDYIQILTTSEELFLLALNTFLEKEYSNPKLNVEEICTKLGTSASQLYRKLNGISGNSITNYLQDFRLKKSLQMIQSTEKNISEIAFENGFNSLAYFSKCFRNRYGILPSHYSKSIK; via the coding sequence ATGCCAATATTTATGGACCGTCACAATGTTTCCGAAGAAGTAACTGCGGAAATCGTTGCCGAACTTCACAAGGAAGATTTAAGAATTCAAGATCAATTTGGCTGTAGAGGTTTGACCTATTGGTTCGATGACGTTCGTAAAACTGCATTCTGTTTGATCGAAGCTCCGAATAAACAATCAATTATAGCGATGCATAACCACGCTCATGGCGAAGTTCCGAATACGATTATTGAAGTAGATAGCAGTATTGTAGAGTCTTTTTTGGGCAGGATTGAAGATCCTTCAAAATCCCAGAAAAAAGAACTCAATATTGTAAACCATCCCGCATTTAGAGTGCTGGTGGTTGTAGAGTTTGAAAAAATTAATTTCATCGACTTATCCGAGATAGAGCGGAACGATTTAAATATCCAAATTATCAATCACGTTGAATCATTCAACGGACGCGTCGTCAAACAAAATCGGGATTCTTTCCTAATATCTTATAATTTGACTACCGATGCCATAAAATCTGCCCAAAAGATAAAAGCTGATTTTCACTTTTCCAAACTTTCACAACAAAGCAAAATAAGAATCGGCCTTAGCGCTGGTTTACCAGTTACCGATGAGTCAGGATTATTTGAAGAAACGATTAAAACTTCAGAATATTTGTCGTCCATTTCTAGGGATAAAATAATAGTGACTTCAGAAATCAGCGATTTATATGAAAGTGAAAATCAAAATATTTCTTTCAATAAAGATTACATCCAGATACTTACCACTTCCGAAGAGCTATTTCTGTTAGCGTTGAACACATTTCTAGAAAAAGAATATAGTAATCCGAAGCTGAACGTTGAAGAAATTTGCACTAAACTTGGGACCAGTGCTTCACAATTATATAGAAAGCTTAATGGTATTAGCGGAAATTCGATTACCAATTATCTACAAGATTTTAGATTGAAAAAATCCCTTCAAATGATCCAATCTACCGAGAAAAATATCTCTGAAATTGCTTTTGAGAATGGGTTCAATAGTTTAGCATACTTCAGCAAATGCTTTAGAAACCGGTACGGAATTTTACCTTCACATTATTCAAAATCAATTAAATAG
- a CDS encoding hemoglobin translates to MEQSLFERLGGREGIISIVDNTVANHMNNPAVSARFLPYKNDLEKLQIIKNHTVDFFSAGSGGPANYTGRDMVCTHTGMNISPAEYMHVIDDIFLALDQNSIDEQSKKEVLAVLWSLKDMIISK, encoded by the coding sequence ATGGAACAATCACTTTTTGAACGACTTGGGGGCAGAGAAGGAATTATCTCAATTGTAGATAACACCGTGGCCAACCATATGAACAACCCTGCGGTAAGTGCAAGGTTTTTACCTTATAAAAATGATTTAGAAAAATTGCAAATAATAAAGAACCATACTGTAGACTTCTTTAGTGCGGGTAGCGGGGGACCAGCCAATTATACCGGCCGGGATATGGTTTGCACTCACACGGGAATGAATATTAGTCCCGCTGAATATATGCACGTCATTGACGATATCTTTCTGGCTTTAGACCAAAATTCTATAGATGAACAATCTAAAAAAGAAGTGCTCGCTGTGCTTTGGTCTCTAAAGGACATGATAATTTCAAAATAA